In Actinoplanes sp. NBC_00393, a single genomic region encodes these proteins:
- a CDS encoding enoyl-CoA hydratase/isomerase family protein, whose translation MSRLVGISGVGRVAVLEMQRPPNNYFDEALLTELADTLQDLDHDAAVSCVVLCSQGRHFCAGADLRGMGEAWIRRIYRQAFRVFSGRKPIIAAVQGAAVGGGLGLALAADFRVVAPTARLTANFARLGFHQGFALTVTLPRLVGEQRAAELLYTSRSVSGEEAATIGLCDQVSDDPRAGALAMAERIASSAPLSLVAIRATLRRRLVGEVSTALDVEAAAQTALLGTADFAEGVSAAGERRPPKFVGS comes from the coding sequence ATGAGCCGCCTCGTCGGGATCTCGGGCGTCGGGCGGGTGGCGGTGCTGGAGATGCAACGCCCGCCGAACAACTACTTCGACGAGGCGCTGCTGACCGAGCTGGCCGACACGCTGCAGGATCTCGACCACGACGCCGCCGTGTCGTGCGTCGTGCTCTGCTCCCAGGGCCGGCACTTCTGTGCCGGTGCTGACCTGCGCGGCATGGGGGAGGCCTGGATCCGCCGGATCTACCGTCAGGCGTTCCGGGTGTTCTCCGGCCGCAAGCCGATCATCGCCGCGGTGCAGGGCGCCGCTGTCGGTGGCGGCCTCGGCCTGGCGTTGGCGGCCGACTTCCGCGTGGTCGCGCCGACGGCGCGACTCACGGCGAACTTCGCGCGTCTCGGATTCCACCAGGGCTTCGCGTTGACGGTCACGCTGCCCCGGCTGGTCGGAGAGCAGCGCGCCGCGGAGTTGCTGTACACCAGCCGGTCGGTCAGCGGCGAGGAGGCGGCGACGATCGGGCTTTGCGACCAGGTCTCGGACGATCCCCGCGCCGGCGCTCTGGCCATGGCCGAGCGGATCGCGTCGTCGGCGCCGCTGTCGCTGGTCGCCATCCGGGCGACCCTGCGCCGCCGCCTGGTCGGGGAAGTGTCGACGGCGCTGGACGTCGAGGCGGCCGCGCAGACCGCTCTGCTGGGCACCGCAGATTTCGCCGAGGGGGTGTCAGCCGCGGGGGAACGACGTCCGCCGAAGTTCGTCGGTTCGTAG